In Geoalkalibacter sp., the following proteins share a genomic window:
- a CDS encoding ExeA family protein encodes MSYLEHFEFAREPFSNAPDARFYFDSEQHLQAQRRLRFAVDSNKGLAVVVGGIGTGKTTLARRMLDQLGEDRYQSSLLIMVHSGVTPEWLLSHIALQMGVASPAADRLVILRQLYERLLEIDAQGRRAVILIDEAQMLQTRELMEEFRGLLNLEIPGRKLLNILFFGLPELEDNLRLDPPLAQRVAVRCQITPFTAQNTATYIWHRLQVAGGRRMVFDDDAIAAVHQYSRGVPRLINTLCDNCLFDAALLDRKQIDEQIVIQAAQALDLSGDDSAPLDDVDLDRGLEQIESMLDRLEMKL; translated from the coding sequence ATGAGCTATCTTGAACATTTCGAGTTTGCCCGTGAGCCCTTTTCCAATGCTCCCGACGCGCGGTTTTATTTCGACAGCGAACAGCATTTGCAGGCGCAGCGTCGGTTGCGCTTTGCCGTGGATTCCAACAAGGGGCTGGCCGTGGTGGTGGGCGGCATCGGCACCGGCAAGACCACTCTGGCGCGCCGCATGCTTGATCAACTTGGCGAGGATCGCTACCAGTCGAGCCTGCTGATCATGGTGCATTCGGGCGTGACGCCCGAATGGCTTCTGTCGCATATCGCCCTGCAGATGGGGGTCGCGTCTCCCGCCGCTGATCGCCTGGTGATTTTGCGGCAACTCTACGAACGCCTTCTGGAGATCGATGCCCAGGGCCGGCGTGCGGTGATCCTCATCGATGAAGCCCAGATGCTTCAAACCCGTGAACTGATGGAGGAATTTCGTGGCCTTCTGAATCTGGAAATTCCCGGGCGCAAACTCTTGAATATCCTTTTTTTCGGATTGCCGGAACTTGAGGACAACCTGCGTCTCGACCCGCCCCTCGCGCAACGGGTGGCGGTGCGCTGCCAGATCACTCCCTTTACCGCACAGAACACCGCCACCTATATCTGGCATCGTCTGCAGGTCGCGGGTGGCCGACGCATGGTCTTCGACGACGATGCCATCGCCGCCGTTCATCAGTACTCTCGGGGGGTGCCGCGCCTCATCAACACCCTGTGCGATAACTGCCTTTTCGACGCGGCGCTTCTCGACCGCAAGCAGATCGACGAACAGATCGTAATTCAAGCGGCACAGGCCCTGGACTTGAGCGGCGATGATAGCGCGCCGCTCGACGATGTCGATCTTGATCGGGGCCTTGAGCAGATCGAATCGATGCTCGA